Below is a genomic region from Treponema sp. OMZ 798.
GATACTGCCTGCTTCTCTCGGAGTTACACTATTAAGCCCTATACGCTGGGAAGTAAATTTCCGAAGTGCTCCTTCATTTAACTTATTTATAGAAGCTGCACCGGCTATAGGTTTCTCATATGCATTACCCTATACACATGGAACAGGTATGGTTATAAGCTTGCAAAATATGCAGATAAACGATAAAGTCTCTATTCACTGGATACCTCATATCGGTCTTGGGCTTCGATACCGCATTCCGAATAAAAAATAAATAAATCGTAGGCATATTTTAAAGTTCCATAAAAATACGCCTAGTAAACAAATCACTCGACACTCAACCATTAAAAATTCTTTGAGTTATTATTGGCCTTTGCGGTTAAATAAAATTTTTCTACGGCCAAATCACAATCTGCAATTTTGCTTTAAGAGCATTTTGCAATTCTTGAGAGAAATTAAGATTGGCATTTTCGGCCTTGTAATTTAACCATGCAGGAAGTGTAACCGTTTTTTTTACCGACTTTTCGGAGAATTGTCTGCGCCATTTATCCGTGTCAGCTATAACATAGTTTACAAATCCGTCTTTTATTTTTACATCCGATATATTACTGGCTTTTGGTATTGCTTGATTGTTATCTTCATAATGGACAAGCATCATAGCTATGGCATCTTCCGCCATTTCTATAGCTTCAGTTACTGTGTCTCCGAATGTAAAGCAGCCGGAAATATCGGGAACTCTAACCCCTATTTTTCCATCATCATTTTCAAAAATAACAGGATATGTATATTTCATTTTTACCTCCGCTAACCTATTTAATACCGGCTTCTTTCAAAATATTATGTGCAGTTCCTTTTGGAATATCACCTTTATGACGCGGTATTGCTATCATCTTTCCGCTTTCTTTGTGAATTGCTTTATCATGTTTTGCTCCGGTTATTATTTCATAACCGGCCTTTTTTAAGAGCTTTATAATTTCATTGGATGTCATAGATCAACCTGCAAGAATATTATAGCACGTATTAACACGTATTGTCAATCGTTTTTTGTGGAGCCGACTTTTTCTCCCCCAAAAGATTCCTTCCCAAATTAAAATCCCAAATTAAAATCTTGACAAATCATCGTTTATATGTTAGTATACCCTTATGGTAAAACTAATTTTAAGAGGCTTACAATTTAATTTTTCTCAAAACTCAAATTTAATGCTGAAAGATACGGAGAAAAATGTTAGCCTAAGTTTACCCCCCCCCCCCATTTTCTCTATTAAGTAAAATATCTCTAATCAGTAGGTTCTTCTTTTATTTTTGTTCTCATATAAAAAATTCTCTTTGCAAAAATACGATTATCTATAATTTTCACAACGCAATTTACCGTCTTTACCTTTTTTGTAAACACAAAATAGGTAAAGATAAAATATATAAATTGAAAGGAGGTGAAAGTATGAAATACGAAAAACCTGAAGTTGTTGCACAGAACAGCAACAACGGTTCTTTTGCAGCAGGCTGTCCTACAAATAAGGATGGGTGTTCGTCCAATTGCAAAAATTGCGAAAGAACAAAGTAAGCCATAGGCTAACCCGTGCCATGGGAATTTACGGCACCAAACTGTTTTTTGTACAGTGCAACAAAAACGGTAGCCTTGGGGCAGGGCTTAAACTTGCCCTAAATTTTTATTAAAACTTAATACTATTTGAAAACATTTTTAATTTAAGGAGTTATTTTATGCAAATAGGCGGAAATGGAAACATTTTTGGATATAACTATACATTACTTGGAATTGTAAAAATGAAATTTGTTTACGGTATTTTATCGGAACAAGGTGTAAATGCAATACATATTATGCTTTATAAAGGAACTGTATCGAACGCCCTTGATTTTGATGAAAAATTATTTGAGCCGATAGGTATCAATGTTTTTGAATCATACGAAAAAGAATTCGAAGCTGCCTTAGAAGAAGTATTGAAGCAACTTTTGGATGGGGCTATCGATAAGCAAATTGATGAGCAATATCCCAATAATAAATTTGCAAATGAAATAGCAAATTTTTCTAATATTACCATAAATGAGAATAATAAATCTTATACTCTGTTTGGTATTTTTCAAAAAAAATATTCTTACTTTATATTGTTTGATAAAGAAACAGAACTGTATTCAATACAACCTTATAAAACCTCAAAACCTATTTTAAATTTCCAAAATCAAGAATTAGGAGAAAGCAGTATTCAGACACTTGATAAAACAGTTAAAAGCTATCTCCTTGGTAATATAGAGCAAATTATTATGGGAAAATGTGATGTATTTATTGAAAATAATAGTAAATAACCAATAATTTGAAACTAAAATATAATAATGCAAAAAAAAGCAAAAATATAAAGATGAAACTCCATTGTAAAAAGACGGAGTCCAGAGGCAGAGCCTCTGGTCTTGCTTTTTGGAGGTGGGGTCATAGGGGAGGAGGCTTTTTTTGCTCGAAACGAAAAAAGTCTCCTCCCCTAAAGGAGAAAAAGCAATGTATTACCGTCAAAAATTCGACACCTTTATCCGTAACTATGAAGGAGCGGGCTATATTACTAATACGGGAAACTTTTTAGACCGAGTTGTAAACGGGAGCGGTACCGTTTTTTTGACAGCTCTTTCCCGCAAACCTCAAACTCTGGAAGAACTTGTTCAAAAAATAGCAGCCTCATTTATCGATGTAAGCCCTCAAGACATTATAGAAGATGCAAAAACTTTTTATGATGAACTTTTTGAAGACGGCTTTTTAACAAGAGGCAGCACTATTGAAGAGCTTGACTTAAACGATAAACGCTTTTCATACTCGGTACTGGAACCTAAAACAATCAAAAAAGATTTTACTCCTATTATTCAAAGAGCTAAGGAAAGTACACAAGATTATTTGGAACGGCATTTTAAGGGGAAACCTCAGCTTTCAAGTTTTCAAATAGAATTAACCAGCAAGTGTAATGAACGGTGCGTGCACTGCTACATTCCGCACGAGTTTAAACTAACCAATATAAAACCGGAACTTTATTACAGTGTACTAAAACAACTTCAAGAAATGAATGCCTTGAGCGTAACCCTTTCAGGCGGAGAGCCCATGTGCCATCCCAAATTTAAAGAATTTTTGCAGGCAGCAAAGGACTATGATTTCTCGGTAAATGTTCTTTCAAACCTAACCCTTGTCGATGACGAAATTATTAACATAATGAAAAACTCCCGCCTTTCAAGTGTGCAAGTTTCTCTTTATAGTATGAATCCCGCCCACCATGATGAAATTACGCAGCTTAAAGGTTCTTTTGAAAAAACAAAAAATGCTATTTTAAGACTCATCGAAAACGATATTCCCTTACAGATAAGCTGCCCCACAATGAAGCAAAATAAAGACGACTATGGTGAAGTTATGCGTTGGGCTCATGAACACAAGGTTCGTGCAGTTACCGATTATATTATGATGGCTCGGTATGACCATACCACAGGCAACCTTGATAACCGCTTACACTTATGTGAGGTTGAAAAAATTATCCGCGATATTTTGGCTGATGACATTGACTATCAGACTGAATTATTAAAACCCGATTTTGACCAAAGAATAAAGGCCCTGACAAACGATCCTGACGGAATTGTATGCGGTGTAGGTATTTCCTCCGCCTGTATGATAGCAAACGGAAATGTTTATCCTTGTGCAGGTTGGCAGGATTATATTTGCGGTAACCTTTACGAAAAATCCTTAAAAGATATTTGGTACAATTCTGAAAAAATGAATTTTTTGCGTAATATCCGAAACAAGGATTTTCCCGAATGCGGCTCTTGTGAGGATAAACCTTTTTGCGGTATGTGCATGGTACGCAATGCAAACGAAAACCCTGAAGGTGATCCTTTTAAAATAAACAAGCACTTTTGTAAGGTTGCAGCTTTAAATAAAAATATTGTTTACGATTGGAGAAAAAAACACGGTGTCTCGCAATAATACTTCGGTCTTGCCTGTTATGACAAACCTTGAACTTGAAATCTCAAATCCTTGTAACGAACGCT
It encodes:
- a CDS encoding type II toxin-antitoxin system HicB family antitoxin, which translates into the protein MKYTYPVIFENDDGKIGVRVPDISGCFTFGDTVTEAIEMAEDAIAMMLVHYEDNNQAIPKASNISDVKIKDGFVNYVIADTDKWRRQFSEKSVKKTVTLPAWLNYKAENANLNFSQELQNALKAKLQIVIWP
- a CDS encoding type II toxin-antitoxin system HicA family toxin — translated: MTSNEIIKLLKKAGYEIITGAKHDKAIHKESGKMIAIPRHKGDIPKGTAHNILKEAGIK
- a CDS encoding PqqD family peptide modification chaperone, with product MLETKKVSSPKGEKAMYYRQKFDTFIRNYEGAGYITNTGNFLDRVVNGSGTVFLTALSRKPQTLEELVQKIAASFIDVSPQDIIEDAKTFYDELFEDGFLTRGSTIEELDLNDKRFSYSVLEPKTIKKDFTPIIQRAKESTQDYLERHFKGKPQLSSFQIELTSKCNERCVHCYIPHEFKLTNIKPELYYSVLKQLQEMNALSVTLSGGEPMCHPKFKEFLQAAKDYDFSVNVLSNLTLVDDEIINIMKNSRLSSVQVSLYSMNPAHHDEITQLKGSFEKTKNAILRLIENDIPLQISCPTMKQNKDDYGEVMRWAHEHKVRAVTDYIMMARYDHTTGNLDNRLHLCEVEKIIRDILADDIDYQTELLKPDFDQRIKALTNDPDGIVCGVGISSACMIANGNVYPCAGWQDYICGNLYEKSLKDIWYNSEKMNFLRNIRNKDFPECGSCEDKPFCGMCMVRNANENPEGDPFKINKHFCKVAALNKNIVYDWRKKHGVSQ